A genome region from Flavobacterium sp. includes the following:
- a CDS encoding cystathionine gamma-synthase translates to MKFNTKVIHGGQHHDPSTGAVMPPVYQTSTFIQTSPGKPLADYEYSRASNPTRTALEEALASIENGTRGLAFSSGLAATDCILRSFKAGDEVIAMDDLYGGTYRMFSRIYKDSGIKFHFVDMTDLAKLKSLINENTKLVWVETPTNPLMKLADIAEVAKITKEHKIWFAVDNTFATPYLQKPLDLGADIVMHSATKYLGGHSDVIAGALIVKDAALGEQLHFQQFATGATLGPMDSFLVLRGIKTLALRVQRHCENGEKVVEYLSKHPKINAVYYPGLENHPFHEIAKKQMKAFGGMVSFTFKSGKKEDSIAFLEKLKVFTLAESLGGVESLANHPALMTHASIPADKRAEVGITDDLVRLSVGIEDAEDLIADLEQALS, encoded by the coding sequence ATGAAATTCAATACAAAAGTAATACATGGTGGTCAGCATCATGATCCAAGTACCGGAGCGGTAATGCCTCCGGTATATCAAACGTCAACTTTTATTCAGACAAGCCCTGGGAAACCTTTGGCGGATTATGAATACAGTCGTGCTTCAAATCCAACCCGTACCGCTTTAGAAGAAGCTTTGGCAAGTATTGAAAATGGTACCCGCGGATTGGCTTTTTCTTCTGGTTTAGCAGCGACGGATTGTATCTTAAGATCGTTTAAAGCAGGAGACGAAGTTATTGCAATGGACGATTTATACGGAGGAACATATCGTATGTTTTCGAGAATTTATAAAGATTCCGGAATTAAGTTTCATTTTGTTGACATGACAGATCTTGCAAAATTGAAATCGTTAATTAATGAAAACACAAAATTGGTTTGGGTAGAAACGCCAACAAACCCATTAATGAAATTGGCAGATATTGCCGAGGTTGCAAAAATCACTAAAGAACATAAAATCTGGTTTGCTGTAGATAATACTTTTGCAACGCCATATTTGCAAAAACCACTTGATTTAGGCGCAGATATTGTTATGCATTCGGCAACAAAATATTTAGGCGGACATTCTGATGTTATTGCCGGAGCTTTAATTGTAAAAGACGCAGCTTTAGGAGAACAATTACATTTTCAACAATTTGCAACTGGTGCAACTTTAGGGCCAATGGATAGTTTCTTGGTTTTAAGAGGAATTAAAACTTTGGCACTAAGAGTTCAGAGACATTGTGAAAATGGTGAAAAAGTAGTAGAGTATTTAAGTAAACATCCAAAAATTAATGCGGTTTATTATCCGGGATTAGAAAATCATCCGTTTCACGAAATTGCAAAGAAACAGATGAAAGCTTTTGGGGGAATGGTTTCTTTTACATTCAAATCGGGTAAAAAAGAAGATTCTATTGCGTTTTTAGAAAAATTAAAAGTATTTACTCTGGCAGAATCTTTAGGAGGTGTAGAATCGCTTGCAAATCATCCGGCTTTAATGACTCATGCCTCAATTCCTGCAGATAAAAGAGCAGAAGTAGGTATTACAGATGATTTAGTTAGATTAAGTGTTGGTATTGAAGATGCAGAAGATTTAATCGCAGATTTAGAACAAGCTTTATCTTAA
- a CDS encoding DUF4163 domain-containing protein, translated as MKNYIFIIFLCLIFTSCKKELSFENETFEEESTIPCKNDCPKITIEIPIAKNKKIVADSINKRVFNVIKEIVYFGEDSAKVNDYKSLSKSFISSYEEMHKKFPHDTFGWEGKIKGDIEFQSEKIINIKIDHYTFTGGAHGYQGFRSLLFNKETGKTILNNQLFKNEKEFKAFAEKEFRLKYHIPEKANINATGLMFENDTFQLPQNIFYTSEGLLLYYNSYEAASYADGPKEIVFPYDKVSKYLRF; from the coding sequence ATGAAAAATTACATATTTATAATCTTTTTGTGTTTGATTTTTACAAGTTGCAAAAAAGAGCTTTCATTTGAGAATGAAACATTTGAAGAAGAGTCCACTATACCATGCAAAAATGATTGCCCTAAAATTACAATAGAAATCCCAATTGCAAAAAATAAAAAAATTGTCGCCGACAGCATCAATAAAAGAGTTTTTAATGTTATAAAAGAGATTGTTTATTTTGGAGAAGATTCAGCCAAAGTCAATGATTACAAATCGTTGTCTAAATCTTTTATTTCCTCATATGAAGAAATGCATAAAAAATTCCCACATGACACTTTTGGCTGGGAAGGAAAAATCAAAGGCGATATAGAATTTCAATCTGAAAAAATCATAAATATCAAAATAGATCATTACACCTTTACCGGCGGCGCGCATGGTTACCAGGGTTTTCGATCTTTATTATTTAATAAAGAAACCGGTAAAACTATTTTAAACAATCAATTATTCAAGAACGAAAAAGAATTTAAGGCTTTCGCCGAAAAAGAATTCAGACTCAAATATCACATTCCCGAAAAGGCAAATATAAATGCAACGGGATTAATGTTTGAAAACGATACTTTTCAGCTGCCGCAAAATATTTTTTACACTTCAGAAGGTTTACTTTTATATTACAACTCTTATGAAGCCGCATCTTATGCCGATGGACCAAAAGAAATAGTATTTCCGTATGATAAAGTGAGTAAATATTTAAGATTTTAA
- a CDS encoding ATP-binding protein has product MINKRLLIKNLLAHNDESSFYDKKRQLNLHSREGKAKFLKHICALSNSNPANNSYIVVGVEDQDNEIVGDDFFDDSRIQNLVNAFLENPPKIQYENVPFPNLPKDKVVGLVTIKPKSQISYFKKGIHTIIANSVFMRRGSNSIPLEAHEEVEKNNQNTETVIGIENNSRNSIQYTLDGVIDFMNFRHKDMSPKYYVFKELFVICWAGVPKKSRDKTFLSRVDIELINEQVKLFYSAQDVVTIFYDDNSFTITEYVPLGLNDKTSYYPLEEQTIHFFDNGYYKIDRQILFQPPEFNKRMLFHIYNSNIAILQKLQKEISLSDRELKDLGNLPSTFMICYLNGFDDAKQKLIDAKLLLKPFPNVYLSFKEALRVLRKMKYDVQ; this is encoded by the coding sequence ATGATTAATAAACGCCTTTTAATAAAAAACCTATTAGCTCACAATGACGAGAGCAGTTTTTATGATAAAAAAAGGCAGTTGAACCTTCATTCAAGAGAAGGTAAAGCCAAGTTTTTAAAACACATTTGTGCGTTATCCAACTCAAATCCGGCGAATAATTCCTATATCGTTGTTGGAGTAGAAGATCAGGATAACGAAATTGTCGGTGATGATTTCTTCGATGACAGCCGAATTCAAAATCTGGTTAATGCCTTTTTAGAAAACCCTCCTAAAATTCAGTACGAGAACGTACCATTTCCCAATCTTCCAAAAGATAAAGTAGTCGGATTAGTAACGATAAAACCCAAAAGTCAGATTTCATATTTTAAAAAAGGAATTCATACCATAATTGCCAATAGTGTTTTCATGCGCAGGGGCAGTAATTCAATTCCTTTGGAAGCACATGAAGAAGTCGAAAAAAACAATCAAAATACAGAAACGGTAATTGGGATTGAAAATAATTCCCGAAACAGTATTCAATATACTCTCGACGGCGTAATCGATTTTATGAATTTCAGGCACAAAGACATGTCGCCGAAATATTATGTTTTTAAGGAATTATTTGTGATTTGCTGGGCTGGAGTTCCAAAAAAATCCCGTGACAAAACCTTTCTGTCTCGTGTAGATATTGAGTTAATTAACGAACAGGTAAAACTTTTTTATTCGGCTCAGGATGTTGTGACTATTTTTTATGATGATAATAGTTTTACAATTACAGAATATGTTCCGTTAGGATTAAATGATAAAACGAGTTATTATCCGCTTGAAGAGCAAACGATTCATTTTTTTGATAACGGATATTATAAAATTGATCGTCAAATTCTTTTTCAGCCTCCGGAATTCAATAAGCGAATGTTGTTTCATATCTACAATTCAAACATTGCCATACTTCAAAAATTGCAAAAAGAAATTTCACTTTCTGATCGTGAATTAAAAGATTTAGGAAATCTGCCTTCGACTTTTATGATTTGTTATTTGAATGGTTTCGATGATGCCAAACAAAAATTGATTGATGCTAAATTACTTTTAAAACCCTTTCCAAACGTTTATTTGTCGTTTAAAGAAGCTTTGCGCGTTTTGAGAAAAATGAAATATGATGTTCAGTGA
- a CDS encoding SDR family NAD(P)-dependent oxidoreductase: MKKTVLITGATSGIGKATAQILAKNNYKVILCGRRKERLEELEKELSVFTEVHSLSFDVRDKNDVLEKIGALPAQFSDVDVLINNAGNAHGLDPIQTGDLDDWDAMIDINVKGLLYVSKAVIPKMTAKNSGHIINIGSTAAKEVYPNGNVYCGTKHAVDAITAGMRIDLNPFGIRVGAIHPGMVETEFSEVRFKGDVERASNVYKGFDPLQAEDIADIIHFVVSRPYHVNIADLVVMSTAQASSTIVKRD, encoded by the coding sequence ATGAAAAAAACAGTTTTAATTACCGGGGCAACAAGCGGAATTGGAAAAGCAACCGCTCAGATTCTGGCAAAAAACAATTATAAAGTTATTCTTTGCGGAAGACGTAAAGAACGTTTAGAAGAATTAGAAAAAGAACTTTCTGTTTTTACAGAAGTGCATTCACTTTCTTTTGATGTTCGTGATAAAAATGATGTTTTGGAAAAAATTGGCGCTTTACCAGCTCAATTTTCAGATGTAGATGTTTTAATCAATAATGCAGGAAATGCACATGGTTTAGATCCAATTCAAACTGGAGATTTGGATGATTGGGATGCGATGATCGATATAAATGTAAAAGGACTTTTATATGTTTCAAAAGCGGTAATTCCGAAAATGACAGCAAAAAACTCAGGACATATAATCAATATTGGCTCAACCGCTGCAAAAGAAGTATATCCAAACGGAAATGTATATTGCGGAACGAAACATGCTGTTGATGCCATTACGGCAGGAATGCGAATCGATTTAAATCCATTCGGAATTAGAGTTGGAGCCATTCATCCCGGAATGGTTGAAACAGAATTCAGTGAAGTGCGTTTTAAAGGGGATGTAGAAAGAGCTTCAAATGTGTATAAAGGATTTGATCCGCTTCAGGCAGAAGATATTGCAGATATAATTCATTTTGTGGTTTCAAGACCATATCATGTAAATATTGCTGATTTGGTCGTGATGAGTACCGCGCAGGCATCTTCGACGATTGTAAAAAGAGACTAA
- a CDS encoding aldo/keto reductase, whose translation MSKTVLSPIISGTMNWGIWDKNLTPKEMENMIQICIENKITTFDHADIYGDYTTEADFGKAFKASKISREKLQLITKCGIQLVTPNRNNTIKHYDYSKDYIIWSVEESLKKLKTDYVDVFLLHRPSPLMQADEIAEAVEKLKAEGKIIDFGLSNFTSSQTELIRQKTEVSYNQVQFSATHFEPMVDGSLDYMQTNGIRPLSWNPLGTVFREDTKKTRRLKKLFSTLLEKYHLGADTLLLAWILKHPANVIPIAGTVNVARIQSLVKAVELEMEKEDWFAIWTESMGDDVA comes from the coding sequence ATGAGCAAAACAGTATTATCGCCTATTATTTCGGGCACTATGAATTGGGGAATTTGGGATAAAAACCTTACACCAAAAGAAATGGAGAACATGATACAGATCTGTATCGAAAACAAAATCACAACTTTTGACCACGCCGATATTTACGGTGATTATACCACCGAAGCCGATTTTGGTAAGGCATTTAAAGCGAGTAAAATTTCGCGCGAAAAATTACAATTAATTACCAAGTGCGGTATTCAGTTAGTAACGCCAAACCGTAATAATACAATTAAACATTACGACTATTCTAAAGACTATATAATCTGGTCTGTTGAAGAATCTTTAAAGAAACTGAAAACCGATTATGTAGATGTATTTTTACTGCACAGACCAAGTCCGTTGATGCAGGCAGATGAAATTGCAGAAGCCGTTGAAAAATTAAAAGCAGAAGGAAAAATTATTGATTTCGGTCTTTCGAATTTTACAAGTTCTCAAACTGAATTAATTAGACAAAAAACAGAAGTAAGTTATAATCAGGTACAATTCTCAGCAACTCATTTTGAACCAATGGTTGACGGAAGTTTAGATTATATGCAGACAAACGGAATCCGTCCGTTATCATGGAATCCGCTTGGAACTGTTTTTAGAGAAGATACGAAAAAAACGCGTCGTTTGAAAAAGTTGTTTTCGACTTTACTTGAAAAATATCATTTAGGTGCAGATACACTTTTATTGGCATGGATTTTAAAACATCCGGCAAACGTTATTCCAATTGCAGGAACGGTTAACGTTGCCAGAATTCAGTCTTTAGTAAAAGCTGTTGAACTAGAAATGGAAAAAGAAGACTGGTTTGCCATCTGGACAGAAAGTATGGGTGACGACGTTGCTTAA
- a CDS encoding MoxR family ATPase codes for MEENTTTLDIRAINEKIERESAFIDLLTMEMNKVIVGQKHMVERLLIGLLGQGHILLEGVPGLAKTLAINTLSQAVQGSFSRIQFTPDLLPADVIGTMIYNIKANEFSIKKGPIFANFVLADEINRAPAKVQSALLEAMQEKQVTIGDSTFKLDRPFLVLATQNPVEQEGTYALPEAQVDRFMLKTVIDYPKIDEERFVIRQNLKGSFEKVNPVVSVDQILRAQEAVREVYMDEKIEKYILDIIFATRYPEKYKLADLKPLISFGASPRGSINLANAAKCYAFIKRRGYVIPEDVRAVVHDVLRHRIGITYEAEAENITSVDIINKIVNEIEVP; via the coding sequence ATGGAAGAAAATACAACAACTTTAGACATTAGAGCGATAAATGAAAAAATTGAGAGAGAAAGTGCTTTTATAGACCTTCTTACAATGGAAATGAACAAAGTTATTGTGGGCCAGAAACACATGGTCGAGCGTCTATTAATTGGTCTTTTAGGTCAGGGACATATTTTACTTGAAGGTGTTCCGGGTTTAGCAAAAACTTTGGCGATTAATACTTTGTCTCAAGCGGTTCAGGGTTCTTTCAGCCGTATTCAGTTTACGCCGGACTTACTTCCTGCCGATGTTATCGGAACCATGATTTACAACATTAAAGCAAACGAATTCTCTATTAAAAAAGGACCTATTTTTGCCAATTTCGTACTTGCCGATGAGATTAACCGTGCGCCTGCAAAAGTGCAGTCTGCTTTACTTGAGGCGATGCAGGAAAAACAAGTTACGATTGGAGATTCAACATTCAAATTAGACCGTCCGTTTTTAGTTTTGGCAACACAAAATCCTGTAGAACAAGAAGGAACTTATGCACTTCCTGAAGCACAGGTTGACCGTTTTATGCTAAAAACTGTTATTGATTATCCAAAAATTGACGAAGAGCGTTTTGTAATTCGTCAGAACTTAAAAGGAAGTTTCGAAAAAGTAAATCCGGTAGTTTCTGTAGATCAGATTTTACGTGCGCAGGAAGCTGTTCGTGAAGTTTACATGGACGAAAAAATCGAAAAATATATCCTTGATATCATTTTTGCTACACGTTACCCAGAAAAATACAAATTAGCCGATTTAAAACCACTCATCAGTTTTGGAGCTTCTCCACGTGGAAGTATTAACTTAGCAAATGCTGCAAAATGTTATGCTTTCATTAAACGTCGTGGTTATGTAATTCCAGAAGATGTTCGTGCTGTTGTGCATGATGTATTACGTCACAGAATTGGAATAACATACGAGGCCGAAGCCGAAAATATTACTTCTGTAGACATTATCAACAAAATCGTAAACGAGATTGAAGTACCTTAA
- a CDS encoding DUF58 domain-containing protein, which produces MDTKELLKKVRKIEIKTKRLSNHIFSGEYHSSFKGRGMTFSEVRQYQYGDDIRNIDWNVTARYNEAHVKVFEEERELTMVLMVDISGSEGFGSKSQFKKDIVTEIAATMAFSATQNNDKIGLILFSDNVELYIPPKKGRSHVLRIIRELIEFEPKSNKTDVSEALKFLSGTQKKKAIVFMISDFMSENYEHNLKIASKKHDLTGVRVYDIREEKIPNLGMVTMLDAETGKTHLVDTGSKTVRMNYEKHYQERVNYFKDTFRKSGAGIVHTRVDENYVTKLLGYFKSR; this is translated from the coding sequence ATGGATACAAAAGAGCTTTTAAAAAAAGTACGGAAAATAGAAATCAAAACCAAAAGACTGAGCAATCATATCTTTTCTGGTGAATACCACTCTTCATTTAAAGGACGAGGAATGACGTTTAGCGAGGTGCGTCAATACCAATACGGAGATGATATTCGTAACATCGATTGGAATGTAACCGCACGCTATAATGAAGCCCACGTAAAAGTTTTTGAAGAGGAACGCGAATTAACCATGGTTTTAATGGTTGATATTTCGGGTTCTGAAGGTTTTGGTTCAAAAAGTCAGTTTAAAAAAGACATCGTAACCGAAATTGCGGCAACGATGGCTTTTTCGGCTACACAAAATAATGACAAAATTGGTCTGATTTTATTCTCTGATAATGTTGAATTATATATTCCGCCAAAAAAAGGAAGATCACATGTTTTGAGAATCATTCGTGAACTAATCGAATTTGAACCTAAAAGCAATAAAACAGATGTTTCTGAAGCTTTAAAGTTTTTATCAGGCACTCAAAAAAAGAAAGCAATTGTTTTTATGATTTCAGATTTCATGTCTGAAAACTACGAGCATAATTTAAAAATTGCTTCAAAAAAACATGACCTTACAGGTGTTCGTGTATATGATATTCGCGAAGAAAAAATTCCGAATTTAGGAATGGTAACTATGCTTGATGCCGAAACTGGTAAAACACATTTAGTGGATACCGGGTCGAAAACGGTGCGAATGAATTACGAAAAACATTATCAGGAACGAGTAAATTATTTCAAAGATACATTCCGAAAATCCGGTGCCGGCATTGTACATACAAGAGTCGACGAAAATTATGTTACTAAATTATTAGGCTATTTCAAATCAAGATAA
- a CDS encoding four helix bundle protein, with amino-acid sequence MTKQELENRLIDFAASIISLTITLEKNYAGNHLLGQITRSSTSPALNYGEAQSAESKKDFIHKMGICLKELRETFVCLKIIEKANLSTDHESLIRAKTEANQLISIFVSSIKTSKNNS; translated from the coding sequence ATGACCAAACAAGAATTAGAAAATAGATTAATTGATTTTGCTGCGAGTATAATATCATTAACAATTACACTTGAGAAAAACTATGCAGGAAATCATTTATTAGGACAAATAACTCGTTCCAGTACTTCACCAGCTTTAAATTATGGTGAAGCACAAAGTGCAGAAAGTAAAAAAGATTTTATCCATAAAATGGGAATTTGCCTGAAAGAATTAAGAGAAACATTTGTTTGTTTAAAAATAATTGAAAAAGCAAATCTTTCAACAGATCATGAAAGTTTAATACGAGCAAAAACAGAAGCTAATCAATTAATCTCGATTTTTGTTTCAAGTATTAAAACATCAAAAAATAATTCATAA